One Streptomyces sp. RPA4-2 genomic window carries:
- a CDS encoding MarR family winged helix-turn-helix transcriptional regulator yields MTDRTSRDTDQRQAPGLLRTLGRLHGELRARHGLSLLDYLILGALAEAASGSAPVAELTAFLGESGGRMSYVLRDMQASGLIERDRDERDRRAVKVTLTDTGRGLSADAEKTAQAIVRRHLVPGSVAAFGEPPAPASPTP; encoded by the coding sequence ATGACCGACCGCACTTCGCGCGACACCGATCAGCGGCAGGCTCCGGGGCTCCTCAGGACCTTGGGCCGCCTGCACGGCGAGTTGCGGGCACGGCATGGTCTGTCACTCCTCGACTACCTCATCCTCGGCGCCCTCGCCGAAGCCGCGAGCGGATCCGCGCCGGTCGCCGAACTGACGGCGTTCCTCGGGGAATCGGGAGGCCGGATGTCCTACGTCCTGCGAGACATGCAGGCGTCCGGTCTGATCGAGCGCGATCGAGATGAGCGCGACCGAAGGGCTGTGAAGGTCACGCTGACCGATACCGGACGTGGCCTGTCCGCCGACGCCGAAAAGACCGCGCAGGCGATCGTACGGCGACACCTCGTGCCCGGCTCGGTCGCCGCCTTCGGCGAACCCCCCGCTCCGGCGTCCCCCACCCCCTGA